In the Thunnus thynnus chromosome 24, fThuThy2.1, whole genome shotgun sequence genome, TCCTTGGATGCTTCTGAGCAAACACGGTCACTCATTAAACGTTGGTCCTGAAAGTTTTGTGGCAAGCACTGGTCGACTACAGCACCTGTGGCAACAAAAGCTTTACTTGGTACTAAATCTTCCTGATTGCCTTCATGAGATGCAGCACCACCAACCAGAGAGGCAGACTGGGATGCAACCCTGACTTCCTCTGATGGCTTTTCCTGCCTTCCTTCATGCACTATAGTTGTGATAGCTGGCGTAGCCTTGATCCTCTCCTGATTCTGAGGTCTGGTCTCCAGCCCAAAGAAGTTGTTTCGGACAACATAGCGTACACACTGCAGGAGGACATTCCTCTCATGGCGGATATCTGGGGCCAGTAACTAAACAGAGTAGAAGAAAATAGAGAAGCTTGTGATTATTAGAAActgctgaaaaaataaaaaggtctGTTAAAATCCTAACTTTGGAtagtaaaacttaaaaaaaacattcaaattcagAAATGTAAATCCTGTAAATCTCAGCTGGCTTCTTACCATCTCAAGTAGAGTTGGACGACGTTTCTGCGGTGTATCTTGGtgtcctcctctacctcctcttcctcccctgcCTCCCCTTCCACCTCTACCTCTTCTGTTGTTAGGAGTGTGATGGGCAGAGCCAGGCTGGGGGACATTGTAAGTTTCTGCACCACGTGGGGAAGTTTCCGTGCCCCTAAAGGGTCCTCTGTCCTGGGACTTTGGAGGTATTGTGTTTAGTAAAGTTTGGTTTTCTTGCACCAGTTCTTTGGCTCTCTGAATAGGGGTGgctgaaacacaagaaaaataattataGAACCACTATGGAAACAAGTTAGGGTATTTTATAAATTGGGAATTATAATACAGCCTTTCTTGGGTGATATGAATCACTTTGTTAATTAATGAGGGTATAAGCATAGTCTTGTTTTTACACACTGTAGAGACTGAATAAGATTTTCAAAACCTTTAAGAAATCCCCCAATGCTGTGATTTATGAAAAATGTTaccaacacacatcacatactgCTAGACCTACTCCACTTCACAGGGAATTGAAAAACcagaaattttttttaaaaaaaagctaacaAGGTGACTCAAAAATGTAGCATGAAATAGGTTGTGGTAGTAAATCTACAGATGTCCTGATGGACTGGACAACCATATAAAACCAAGTGCAAAGTGCTGCTCATGCCACAAGACTTTTGTCCCAGATGAGAGggtgaacaaacacacaactgatCTCAGATGAGGCGTACCAACTGCAAGATTAGTCCTAACGTAAGTGCTTCAGATATTCATTATAAACATGCAAGAAGTTAGTGGGGTTGTCAGGTGCAGATGTGATGCATTCTGCCtgagaaacacagacagtggtGTATATATCAAATAAAAGAGAGGGTGTGAAAATAGCATGGGTGGGTGGGGGGATGAGAAGGAATTAAACCATCCATAAGAAAGCTTGTGTtgcagaaaagaaacaaatgaacaatCGCAGTGACATCGGAGATTGAGTGAACGCGCCTCACAAATATCTAGAGAGCAACACAGTTAACtgaaaataagtaaatgaataataaaaaaaaccctctctctctccactggtTGCTGTGGCTTGTGTATATTTTGCACATATTTTATGCACTTTATTATGCCACTCCATCTCCTTTTCATGTCCAATAAAGCTGGTTAAATGACTCCTATCAAATGAATAAAAGCcagtgcgtgtatgtgtgtcaccACTGCCTGCACATCTGGTTTTAAGCCAAGATGAATATCATACTCTCTGAACCACCTGGACTTCTGGCACAAATTGTGTTCTGTAGTGGGTTAAGGATGGAAGTAAACTCACCTTCTGGTTCCTCATCGCTTTCACTCTCACTCATGGAGCCATAGTTGGCCACTAGGGAGCCCAGAGCTGAGCTCATCTTTTTAGGGGCCACAACTAGGACATCAGTCCTGGACTCAGCAGCTGCATCCTCTCTGTCAGAATCTGGAAGTACATGAGAAAAGCATCACCATTTTCattagttgtttttcttttctttttctccccctAAAATACAGACAATATAAAACCAGCAGTGGTTTGAATTTGTCCTAGATGTCAGTGTAGCCCAAAATAACGACATGAATATGACAATGAAGGTACAGTGACATATCTTAGGTGACTGTTTGCAGTCTTTTTTGAATTCTGTGCACCGTCCCAGTCAGATTAGTCACTTACCGTGGTCACTGCTGGCCAGCGCTGCCAGTGGATCAATGTCCCTGCAGGGCTGGGTGAGGTGTGGAGGTCTCTCTGTAGCGCTGCTGTCTGATGGGTACGGGTCTCGTGGATGTCGCCCCTGGAACCCTCTGTGACCCCGCCCACGGCCACGACCTCGTCCTCTACCTCTGCCTCTCATTCGCCTGTccataaaaaatgaatgttgaCATAATTAGCTTAGGGAATGCAAATAAGTGCAAAAGAATTGTTTCTACTTGCAACTTGAAACAATACCAAAGTTACACCGAGTTACATTatgtacacacatttacatccaTTTATGAATTTACCCAAATTGAGCAGTCTCTAGAACAGCTCCCATCTCCTCCCGCACCTCCatcacctttttcttcttctctacgTTCTGAAGTGTTGGATAGTTTCTGGAAAGACAAATTAAAGCTTCCGTTGAACAACAGCAGGGATTAATAACTCAGGACTGTCAGTTTCTACTGTCTACTCATGAATACTGACTTGcgcctctcctctctccattttGCAATCTCATCTGGTGTGTCCAGCTTGATTCTTTTTGCTCCTGGCGCATGGTTCTGTAGTCAGGATATAAAACACTGATATTAGCAAAGGAAAATACGGACATGTTTGAAATGTCACACAGTGAGTTGTTTGACTTACATTTTTCCAGTGGATGCTGACTATTTTTTCATGAGCCATGAAGCTGCAGTCAGACACGGAACACTAAGAAAGTGTGAGAAAAATGCATTTAGTCATTAGCATAAGAAtgtgaaataaagcaaaatatgCTTTATCAAATACATCAAATTACCTTGACATGTTGAGAAACATGTTCATCATATTTCTCCTGGTTTTTGAAGCCTCGGTCACAAGTGTCACAAAAATGGGAATACTCTGgttctttcttatttttctgctgtgtgttAAAGACAGATCAGTTTAGAATACAGCTGTTCTCATTCAGTTGTATGTCCCACCAGGGCATGATCATGACTTGACCTGCTGATGTTCGGACAAATAGTTACCTTTTTTCCATGGTTGCCGTGGGGTCCGTAATTCTGCCTCCCACCTCTATGTCCACCTTGATGCCATTCACGACCAAAGTTTTGACCTGAAGACACCACTGAAGTTAGAGTTATGACAGCATCACATACACCAATACCTCAGACTGAATAATATGGGCATGATGGCCAAGTAGGTGCTTTAAGATGCAAGATGCATGATGGCACTATTAGATAAGTCTATCTGCCATTCTACCCTCTTTTCCCCTTAGAGGAGCACAATGGAAATGAGCTTTcagctttattgtgtttttatccgTGATAAGTTAATTGTATGTCAGGACTGAGTGCCTGCAGTCTCGCATTTACCTTTATGGTTGTCAAATAACTTTATCTATCTATTCAGGAAATCATGCAGCCAATAAGACTGACAGAGATAACATTCAAACTATATATTGACATTACTGACACTAACTAAGACTGTCATTTTGTTTACTGGTTAAGttatataaattataattatttcaaGTAAATTCAAGGGGGACAAAAACATCAtacaaaatcaacacatttttctgGCTGTAGATGAAGACAGCAGATAAGTTTTTTTTAGTCCGATCACCATTACTTAATAGACTGTACAGACTACTCACCGTATGGACGTTTAGGTCCAAAGTTTCCACGGCCTGACTGGAAACCATACCCTGCCGCTGCCCCGTGGTGCCAGCCCGCTTGGCCGCTGTAGTCCCAGCTGGGCTCGGCGGGCGACTCAGTCCAGCTCCACATGCTGGGGTGGAAGCTGCTTGAGccgggctgctgctgctgctgctgctgctggaaggGCTGGAGGAAGTTTGGAGGAGGACAGCCGAAGTCCGGCGGAGGATAGTGTCCCGGTTCATTCATACTGCACGCCTGACGTCTTTCTTCGCGTCGACAGTGAAATAAATTTGAAGTGTGGCGCACCACGCAGCTCTCACATGTGCATGTTTTGCTGTAGTTTATACACAGCGATCCCGTCACTTCCGCCAGACCAGGAAGCACgtacatcttcttcttctttggttttactGGCGGCCTACAAACCAACGTTAAAAGTGCATGTTGTCACCAAGTGTAAAGAAGTGTGTAACGTCACGACTTTAAACAAAACTGCAAGGACATACATATGAGCAAAGCCAACATATTAACGATAGTTATCATAATATAGTTATGATAGTTAAAAGCATAACACGGGTTATTTAGAaaagcattatttttgaaagccgACATGTCTTCTGgcttgggttgccaggttgagCTAAAAGTCCGTGTGAAATGTATATCCCATTTGTAGAAAGACGTTATAAAATAGTAACAGAGAGCCACATGAAGACGACTatatagttttaaaaatgtgtcacttgGTTTTAAACATATGTTTACTGAATTTAAATCtaattataactttaaaaacattgaAGTAATATTTTCTAACTTCAGATAGCCAGAACTTATACAAAGTGGTTTAAAACCAGCACAAATATAATAATTGcttatatttacagatttacataGATGTATCAAAGGATTTTTAAAGTGGCATTTGGAGTAACCATTCCTGAATAATAATAAGGGACATAACATTTCAGATTAGATGTCAGTATACACACAGCAGATATGCTGGCAATATTATGGTGGATAGAGGACAATAAACCACACAACTCAGTCATATGCAAtgattcagcagcagctttaacAGCAATAAGGAAAACCAAATCCAAGTCCGGACTTGATATACTTACAGAGATTTATTAAACATACAGAAGGCAGTGTGTGAGGTAGGTTTTATTTGGGTACCAGCTCACATGGTTGTGGAGGGAAACGAGGAAGCAGATTACTTTGGCAAAGAACGCTGCTCATGAGAACAGAGTAGAAATTGCCCTACAGTCTACAATGTGGACTGTCAGAATACATTTCAGTCATAAACAAGTCAGTCAGAAATGTGGCCAATAACAAACAGTAGAGGGCAGTAATACGTCATTGTAGCTTCTAGTCTgcctaaagaagaagaagaaccgGGCGATTTCCTGCTGCCCTCTCATGTGTTGCAGACCGAGCAGCGTGGTGATTTCGGTAAAGACGTGAAGACTCTCCGCGTAGAGAGCACCTAAACTCAAAAAGACCCGAGCTAACTGCCAAAATGCTCGTGTTATTTGAGACCGCCGCTGGATATGCGATATTCAAAGTATGTATTCGTTTTTTTATCCTGTCAGtcaaaaaaagaacatttttacgCACAAGCTACTTGAGGTAGCATAGGTTAGCCACAGAGCGAACGTTAGTTAAAACCCATGTTGCTTCTGTTGTAAGTTACTGGTTATGaggaaaatgcaaatgtaatattttaatttgtacTCCGGCATGTTAGCGCTCAAGGTTTTGAGCACGAGGGTCTTTGCAAATCCATAAGCTACCATTTAGATAGAAGTGAGTGTGAAGGCCCTGTAACCACGTGTGCACGCTGAGGCAAAGACACGAGAAGGACTGTGTTCTCGCAACGTCCACATGCATACCGGTGATTTAGTTAAGGAGGATGCTTTTATAATGTGATCGACTTAAGTGCAATATTTAAGATTGAATCCATAACGATAGAGACATTTTACGCACTAGCCTTTGCGGTTTTACacatcagagcttttttttttttttttactgcttgaCAACTAATTTCAAGTGTTCTATTTCAGGTCCTCGATGAATCCAAGCTGCAGCAGGTTGACAGCCTGTATAAGGAGTTTGAAACTCCTGAAAAAGCGAATAAAGTGTAAGTGTTGATGGCTGGCACAGTTGTCTGATGTGACACATTGTAGGTCACGTCTGTTAGATGAAACATgtctttactttttatttttttgttttgccagtCTGAAGCTGAAGCACTTTGAGAAGTTTCAGGACACGACAGAGGCCTTAGCAGGTAATGATACATCTTGTCACTCTGCTGCACCAACATACACCTGAGATCTGTGGTCtgtgatgtgtttctgtgtctgattaAACCATGAGGCATTTCACAGTATTCGTCACTACCCCTGAGACCACAAAGTTTAATGTTGCCACAATTTTAGCCACCAATTTTCAACTTTACAGCGATAGAAAGTGGACATATTTGAACAGAATTAGCTTCGATGTTCTGTATTATTCCCTTTGAGACATATAAGTTGGACTGGTTTCATGCACAAGCTCATGTAGGTGTTACGGTGTATTTGATGCAGTGTTCTAACCTCTGTCACTCAGCTGCCACTGCACTTGTTGAGGGGAAAATCGGCAAGAGTTTGAAGAAAGTGCTGAAGAAGGTTGTTGCCAAGGAGGCTCATGAGCAGCTGGCTATCAGTGATGCAAAACTCGGTGGTATTATTAAGGTAAGTGACCCAACATTTCCATTATGTAGTAATTAAGCATTATTTGCAAGagttgtgtgtttaactgtCTTTGGTTTTCAGGAAAAGCTGGACGTGAGCTGTGTCCACAGCCCTGCTGTTGCTGAACTGATGAGATGCATCAGGAGCCAGATGGAGGGCCTTATCACTGGACTTCCTCCCAAGGAGATGAGTGCCATGTCTCTGGGGTTGGCTCATAGGTAGGTGgcacacagatacagtacaggGTTAAATAAACACGACTGCTGCCCATGATTACACTTGCTGTCTGAAACTTTCCTGTAGATTTTCCTCAGCATTCGTCACTACCACTGAGGCAGCAGTCTCTCCCTTGAAGCAGGAGAATTGGAAATGGTTTGCTGTGTGAAGTAACTCACTAATATGTcgtgttttctctgtgttctccAGTTTGTCTCGCTATAAGCTGAAGTTCAGTCCAGACAAAGTGGACACCATGATTGTGCAGGCCATCAGTAAGTGGTATTGTCTTATTTTTATAATGCAAAAATCATTATTTAGTGATGAatagggctgtaactaatggTGATTTTCATTAATTAACTTGAAGATTACTTTCTCGATTAATTGCTCatgaaaaatgcccattacAACATCTTAAAATctgcttattttgtccaaataaCAGcccaaaccccaaagatatcTTCATTTACTGCcatagaagacaaagaaaaccaaaaccatatttgagaagctggaaccagtgattttatttttttgcttagGACATGACAATAAAATCacaattaattgactgattgtttcagcactaGTGATGAATAAGTTCTGCTGTTGTGTATGTGGACATGTAGtcatttgaagtgttttttctttgtctcttcagGTCTTCTGGATGACCTGGACAAGGAGCTTAACAACTACATTATGCGCTGCAGAGAATGGTACGGCTGGCACTTTCCTGAGTTGGGAAAAGTCATCGCAGACAACTTGGCCTACTGCAAAACTGTCCGCAAAATAGGTAAATATAATCTACACTGGTacataacttgtttttttttttaaagtgctaaTTATAGCAGCAGGTTCAAAAGTGTCAGTGCCAGTGTTCCTGTGTATCT is a window encoding:
- the nufip1 gene encoding nuclear fragile X mental retardation-interacting protein 1; protein product: MYVLPGLAEVTGSLCINYSKTCTCESCVVRHTSNLFHCRREERRQACSMNEPGHYPPPDFGCPPPNFLQPFQQQQQQQQPGSSSFHPSMWSWTESPAEPSWDYSGQAGWHHGAAAGYGFQSGRGNFGPKRPYGQNFGREWHQGGHRGGRQNYGPHGNHGKKQKNKKEPEYSHFCDTCDRGFKNQEKYDEHVSQHVKCSVSDCSFMAHEKIVSIHWKNNHAPGAKRIKLDTPDEIAKWREERRKNYPTLQNVEKKKKVMEVREEMGAVLETAQFGRMRGRGRGRGRGRGRGHRGFQGRHPRDPYPSDSSATERPPHLTQPCRDIDPLAALASSDHDSDREDAAAESRTDVLVVAPKKMSSALGSLVANYGSMSESESDEEPEATPIQRAKELVQENQTLLNTIPPKSQDRGPFRGTETSPRGAETYNVPQPGSAHHTPNNRRGRGGRGGRGGRGGRGGHQDTPQKRRPTLLEMLLAPDIRHERNVLLQCVRYVVRNNFFGLETRPQNQERIKATPAITTIVHEGRQEKPSEEVRVASQSASLVGGAASHEGNQEDLVPSKAFVATGAVVDQCLPQNFQDQRLMSDRVCSEASKDPPVDSAQSAAAPHTEETTSRDCHSVVLTATEKITSASNIYDDEIWESPGVVI